From one Triticum urartu cultivar G1812 chromosome 3, Tu2.1, whole genome shotgun sequence genomic stretch:
- the LOC125549463 gene encoding long chain base biosynthesis protein 1a-like codes for MDFTLPIVNATTAVIDRVSAAFNTPVACAVVFGVHIDGYLVAGGLLIAFIVFQLSRKSYKPPKKPLCEKEVDELCDEWEPEPLCPPIKEGPQIDTPILESAAGPHTTIDGKEVVNFASANYLGLIGNEKITDSCVGALKKYGVGSCGPRGFYGTIDVHLDCEAKIANFLGTPDSILYSYGISTIFSVIPAFCKKGDIIVADEGVHWAVQNGLYLSRSTVVYFEHNDMASLAHTLEKITCGNKRSEKIRRYIVVESIYQNSGHIAPLDEIIKLRDKYRFRVILEESHSFGVLGKSGRGLAEHYGVPIDKIDIITAAMGNALASDGGFCTGSARVVDHQRLSSAGYVFSASLPPYLASAAISAVNYLEENPSVLTKLRSNVALLHKGLSGTPGLQISSHVLSPIVFLKLNKSTGSLATDLDLLETIAGQALKEDSVFVVPSKRSTLDRCKLPVGIRLFVSAGHTESDISKVCSSLKKVSASVLSNHN; via the exons ATGGACTTTACATTGCCAATTGTGAATGCCACAACAGCGGTGATTGATCGTGTCTCAGCTGCATTCAACACACCTGTTGCCTGTGCAGTCGTCTTCGGGGTTCATATCGATG GTTACTTGGTTGCGGGAGGACTACTTATTGCGTTCATTGTGTTTCAGCTTTCCAGAAAGAGCTACAAACCTCCAAAGAAGCCACTTTGCGAGAAG GAAGTTGATGAGCTATGTGATGAATGGGAACCAGAACCTTTATGTCCTCCAATCAAAGAGGGTCCCCAAATTGACACACCAATCTTGGAAAG TGCTGCTGGACCACATACGACCATTGATGGGAAGGAAGTTGTGAACTTTGCATCAGCAAACTACCTTGGTTTAATTGGCAACGAGAAAATTACT GATTCCTGTGTTGGTGCGTTGAAAAAATATGGCGTTGGATCATGCGGTCCACGTGGCTTTTATGGAACAATTG ATGTCCACCTTGACTGCGAGGCAAAAATAGCTAACTTCCTGGGAACCCCAGACTCCATTTTGTATTCATATGGGATATCTACAATATTCAGTGTGATACCTGCCTTTTGTAAGAAAGGAGATATCATAGTGGC TGATGAGGGTGTTCACTGGGCAGTGCAAAATGGACTCTATCTCTCCAGAAGTACTGTTGTTTATTTCGAGCATAATGATATGGCATCCCTCGCTCACACTTTGGAAAAAATTACTTGTGGAAATAAACGTAGTGAGAAGATTAGACGCTACATTGTTGTGGAATCTATCTACCAG AATTCTGGTCACATTGCCCCCTTGGATGAGATAATCAAATTGAGGGACAAATATAGGTTCCGTGTTATTCTGGAGGAGAGCCATTCGTTTGGTGTGCTTGGCAAGTCTGGAAGGGGCCTTGCTGAACATTATGGGGTTCCA ATTGACAAAATTGATATCATCACTGCTGCAATGGGAAATGCATTAGCTAGCGACGGTGGCTTCTGCACAGGAAGCGCCAGAGTTGTTGATCATCAG CGTCTAAGCAGCGCTGGCTATGTCTTCTCTGCCTCTTTGCCGCCCTATCTTGCCAGTGCTGCAATTTCTGCTGTCAACTACCTGGAAGAGAATCCTTCAGTTCTGACCAAACTAAGGAGCAATGTTGCTCTTCTGCATAAAG GACTGTCAGGTACACCGGGGCTTCAGATTTCTAGCCATGTTCTGTCACCTATTGTCTTCCTCAAGCTGAATAAATCGACAGGTTCTCTGGCCACTGACCTAGATCTTCTTGAAACCATTGCCGGGCAG GCTTTGAAGGAAGATTCAGTTTTCGTGGTCCCATCCAAAAGGTCAACTTTGGACAGGTGCAAGCTCCCGGTTGGGATCCGCCTGTTCGTATCAGCTGGTCACACGGAATCAGACATCTCCAAAGTGTGTTCATCCTTGAAGAAGGTTTCTGCGTCGGTCCTTTCAAACCACAATTGA